The genomic segment AAAACTACGGTGGCGCGTCCATCCTGAGGGAAGACGTGCAGCCGCTTTCCACGACATCTCAATTATTGAGCGACATCAAGGCGGCGATCGCGCACGAGGCATCCGCTTTGATCGAAGAAGGCGACAGCCTCTTCCTCGATTCCAGTTCGACGACCATTCTAATGGCGGACGCGATTGCCCGGATGAGCAACGTGACGGTCATTACCAACTCGATCCCGATCTTCGACAAGCTGAAGGAATACCGCAACGGAACGGTGATCGGCATCGCCGGTACCCTGAGTCCGTACACGCAGTCGTTCGTCGGCCCATTCGCCGAAGAGATGATAGCCAAGCTCAGGGTAAGCAAAGCCTTCATCGCGCCGAAGGGTCTTCTGCCGGAAGGGCTGCGGGATACGAGCGTGCAGGAGGCGGCCATTCGCAACAAAATGATCGCGTCCGCCGATAAGGTTGTCGTGCTCGCGGACCATAGCAAATTCAACAACGAGAACGTTGTCTTCAGCATCAGCAGCTTCGACAAGGTTCGGCACGTGGTAACGGATCAAACGCCGATCGAGCCGTTCATCCACTTTTTTCAGCAGAAGGGCATTGAGGTTCGGGTCGCTAACCTGACTTAGGCGGAGGATGGATGGCCGATGAGATATATCGCGTCTTTGGATGGGGGCGGCACCAAGCTGAGCTGCCTGATCGCCGACGAACGAGGGAAGCTTGCGGGGCGGGCGACCGCGGGATCGACGAACTCGCAGTTCGATACCGTCGACGAGATCCGGTCGGCCATCCGCTCGGGGCTGACCCGCGCGCTGGAGTCCGCGGGCATCGCAGCTTCGGACCTCTCGGCAATTTATACCGCGATGCCCGTTCTTCAGGCAGAGATCGTCGAACGAGCGCTGGACACCCTTGCCGGCGGGAATACGGCCGTTCATATCTCGGACGAATTCACGCTGTCCCTGTTCGGCGCTATTCAGGAGCGGTACGGGAGCCTCGCGCTGGCGGGCACCGGATCGTTTGCCGGCGTGCGCAATCAGGACGGCTTTTCGGCTGTCGGCGGTTGGGGCGCCATGATCGGAGACGAAGGCTCGGGGACGTATATCGGCCAGCAGGCGTTGGCAGCTTGTTCGCTCATGGCGGACGGGCGCGGACCGTCCACGGTGTTACTGGAGCGAATTTTGCGCCTGTGGAATGCGCCCCGCCTGCTGGACGTCATGATTATGCTCTATGCGGCGAAGCTGAACGCGCAGCGCAAGCTCGTCGCCTCTCTCTGCCCGCTCGTCGGACAGTGCGCCGCCGAGGGCGACCAAGTGGCCGCTCGGATTCTGGAGGATGCTGCCGGACAACTTGCCGACCAGATGGTGCACTTGATCGGGAAGACAAGCGCGCAAGACTTGCCGCTAACGGTATCGGGCGGAGTCTGGAAGTCCAGTCCGCTGCTGTTCCGCTCGTTCGGCCGGCGCGTCAAGGAACGCTACCCGGACATCGCCCTGATCCCGCCCAAGTTCGACCCCGTCGTCGGTGGCATCTTGCTCGGGCTGGAGGCGCTTGGCATGGATGTCCGGCAGTTGGCGGATGCTTCGTATGACGACTTCGCATTTCCCATTCTGCCATTGGATTAACGGTCTCCCGTCTGTCTCCCGTCTGTCTCCCGTCTGTCTCCCGTCTGTCTCCCGTCTGTCTCCCGTCTGTCTCCCGTCTGTCTCCCGTCTGTCTCCCGTCTGTCTCCCGTCTGTCTCCCGTCGATCTGCATGCGATTGCGGGAACCGCCTACCACGCTTCATCCCCTCCGGACATTCTCGCCTGTACCGTGCGGGCGTATTCGGACGGACTCATGCCGACTTCCTTCTTGAACGCCCGAGAGAAATAATGAAGGCTCGCATAGCCCAGCTTAACCGCAATTTCGGACATATTGTACGATTCTTCCCGGATCATCGCCTTGGCCCGTTCCATCCGCATCCGTGTCACGTACTCCATAACGGGAACGCCCGCAAGCCTGCGAAAGACCCCCTGGAGCCGGGCCCTCCCGATGAAAAACGCGCCGCAAATCGTTGCAACGGCGAGCTTGTCATGCAGATTGGCCCGGATGAAGGCAACGATGTCGCGGTACAGCCGCTCGTCGCCGTTCTCGAGCGTCGCCGGGCGCAGGACGGCGGGTGACGCTCGATTCTCCTCCATCACCCGCAGCAGGCGGATCAGAAAGATTTCCAGATAACCGCGCAGCAGCTGCTCGCTGCCCGTCTTGGGGCGTTCCAGCCGCTTCAGCGGATAAGTAAACGGGAAGCAAAACGTATGCCGCGCTTCGCCGATGATCTGCGCGAGCAGCTCCCGTTCCGTTTCTCCGAGCCGGAGCACCTTGTTTTCAAACAGCTTCATCGCCGCGGAACCGCAATCGAAGGTGATGACGATCGCATTAAGCGCCAAGCCTTCGACCGCACGGAACTCGTGGAACTCGTTGGGCTTGTGGAAAATGATCTCGCCCTGCCGCAGCGTATGCTTGACCCCGTCTGCGCCGGCTACGATCTCTCCCCGATCCAGATACAGCAGCTCCCAAAAGTCGTGCTTCTCTCCGCCGAACCGGAAGTTTTTCCCGAGCTCCAGATAGTACAGCGTAATCAGCCGATTTACGGTGATCAGCTGCCTCAGCTGCGTGCGTTGATAACGACGGACGCCTTCCTCTGCAATCGCCAACTTGCCATACCTCCCGCTCAAGCTGCTTATAGATCAAATCGCGGTGCGCATTGTGTAAATCCAAAAGCCTGGAATGCTTCTATACTACGAGCATACGAACGATTCAACAAGCCAAAGGGAGTGTCGAACATGAATATCGGCGTCATCGGCTACGGGCTCAGAGCCCGGCATATGGTGCAGGTCATGCTGAAGGAGGATCCCTCGTGCCGTCTCGTCGCGGTTGTCGATCCGAGGCGCGAAGAACGCGACCAGGACGCCGGCTTCCGGTATTACGCAACGGTCGAAGATATGCTCCGGGATGCGCACGTCGACGGTATCGTCATTGGCACTCGCTGCTCGCTGCACGTGGAAATGGCGCTTAAAGTGCTGCCGACAGGCATCCCGCTGTTTCTGGAAAAACCGGTTGCGACAACGCTATCCGATCTGCTGCGCCTGAAGGCCGCCCACGAAGCATCGGACTGTCCGGTCGTCGTGTCGTTCCCGCTGCGCGTGACGACCATCGTCAACACCGTGAAGGAAATCGTGGATTCCGGCAAGATCGGCACCGTAGAGCATGTGCAGGCCATTAACAATGTCCCGTACGGCGGCGTCTATTTTCATTCCTGGTACCGCGATCCTTCGCTGACGGGCGGTCTGTTTCTGCAAAAAGCCACGCACGATTTCGATTATATCAATGCCGTGCTGGGCGCGTCGCCGGTCGAAGTGAGCGCGATGACGTCCAAGCAGGTATTCAGGGGAGACAAGCCCGCCGGCTTGAAATGCGTCGATTGCGAAGAAAACCGGACTTGCCCGGAAAGCACGGCGTTTCTGCCCCAAGCGGATGCCTGGCCGCATTGCTGCTTTGCGGAGGATACCGGCAACGAAGACTCGGCGAGCGCGCTGCTGCGCTATCCCTCGGGCATGCATGCCTCCTATTCGCAAAACTTTTTTGCGCGCCGCGGGGCCGGCGCCCGGGGTGCGCGGTTTTTGGGCTACAAAGGAACGGTTGAGTTTGACTTTACGACCGGCAGGATTAAGGTATTCATGCATCATACGCCCCGCGTGGAGACTTACGAGTTCGAAAACGACGACGGCCACTTCGGCGGCGACAACGTGCTGGCCCGCAACTTTATCGGCATGATGGCCGGCAAGGAGCGGCCGATGTCGACGCTCGAAGACGGCCTGCTCAGCGCGCTGTCCTGTCTCAAGGCGACGGAGTCGGCCGCCACCGGGCAGTTCCGCGCCATCGGCTGGGACCGGCTATGAGAATCGATGCGCACCTCGCGTTTACCTCCTCGCGTTTACCTCCTCGCGGTACCTCCTCGCATCGTGGCTTCGCCGAAATGCCTGCAAATATACATGTATTTGGGCCGATAGCTCCCCTTTTGGACAGGATAGATGCAAATACGCAGTTATTTTCCTCGGTCAGGCGAATTTCCGGCTTTCCGCTCTGAATTACCTGCATATTTGCAGGCATTTCATCGAGCAGCGTTGGTCGGTAGAAAATACATGTACCCATGCAGGTTTTTGACCCGCAAAGCTTCCGCATCCGAAAAGGTCCGGCGCGCCAATGGCGCGCTTGCCTGCCTACGAATCGCCGCCTCCCAAGCCATTGCCGCCTCCCAAGCCATTGCCGCTTCCCGAGCCATTGCCGCCTTCCGAGCCATTGCCGCTTCCCGGCCATAGCGCCTCCCGGGTCAGAAAGGAAAGCACGTACAAAAAGGAACGCCCAAACAAGGAAGTCCTCCCACCTTTTCGTTAACTCTTCGTCAAACTGTCCACGACGTTGTCCACGACATATTGCAGCTCGGCCTCCAGCGAGATCGGATCGCTGTAGATGAAGCCCCGGGTTTCGTTTCGGTACACGCGGCCGTTTTTCACGGCGGACTGGTTGTTCCAGAACGAATCCTGGAACACAGGCTCCGGTTCCTCGCTTCCCTTCCGGCCGCTGATGAAGATATAATCGCCGGCATATTCGGACAGCAGCTTCAGCATCGGCATAGCCCAGCCCGCGCCCCCAAAATCGCAAAAATGCTTGAAATAACAGGACTGCAACGCCAAGTTGACAAGACGCAACCGCCAGTCGCTAGCTTGCGGAAAAGGCGCTTTATACAATTTTTAAAGGCTGACTTGCGGAAGTTCAGCACACTTAACCGGAATCGGGAGGATAACCATGACGAAGGATATGTTAAAATTCGTGGTAGAACATCTAAAGGACTGGGACCCCCTGCTTCAGTATGCGGGGATATTGCTGGTCGCCGGCATCCCGTTTGCCGAAGCGATGCTGGCCACCATGGCCGGAACCGTACTCGAGCTGCCGGTTGTTTGGATACTCCTGCTTGGATTCGTCGGCAATTTACTGTCCGTGCTGACGATCGTCGCGCCTTTCCATGCTTTATTCCGCTGGTTGAGGAATCGTCCGAACAAAAAATCGGGATTCGTTCACCGTCGTTCCGAGCGGGCGCGCGAAATCTTCGATAAGTATGGCGTGCCGGGACTCGCTCTGATCTCGCCGTTGATCGCTTCGGGGCATATCGCCGCCTTCACGTCTTTGGCTGCCGGTACGGGAAAACGAAAGGTGATTGTGTGGCATATCGTCAGCATCGCCGTTTACAGCGTGGTCGGTTTGGCCGTCGGCCTTTTCCTGAAAACGAAATTGATCGAATAGCAAGCCATGTAATCGCGGGCTGGGGAGGGTTTTAAAGGGTGACATTCGGCGAAAAGCTGGTGAGTCTGCGCAAAGAAAAAGGGTTGTCGCAAGAAGCGCTGGCCGAACAGTTAGGAACGACCAGGCAAGCGGTAAGCAAGTGGGAGAACGGTCAAGGATATCCGGAGACAGAGAAGCTGCTCATGATCGGCAACGTCTTTGAAGTATCGATGGATTTTCTGTTGAAAGATGCCGTAGAACCGCGCTCGGAGCGAGAGGCGGGCTATTACGTCAGCAAAGAAATGGCCGAGGGATACTTCGTATATTCCCGCAAGTATGCCCGCTCCCTCTCCTTCGGCATCTTCTTTTTGGCGCTGGCCTTTGTGCCGTACTACTTGTTCGATCGGGACGTGGCTTATTACTTGCTTCCGACGGTTATTATAGGTACGATCGGCATCGGATTTTTGGCTTCCACCGCGCTTTTTGAAGAAGTGTCGTACAAGATCTTAAAGCAGGAACCGCTCCTGATCGATCAGCCGTTCCTGCAGGAAATTCGACAGCGCTACGCACACTTGAAGCAAAAAAACAGACTGTTCATTCTATCCGGCATAGCCGTCTTCACGGCCGGATGCTTACCCGTCGTACTCGTTCGCAAGGAAATTGTGGCTTTTGAAAATTTAATGTCTTACTATCCGCTGTTTTTTGTGCTGATCGCAGTCGGTCTATTCATCATGATCCGGCACTTCACGCTGTTAGAAGCCTATCGTCTGCTCGCAAACAACGACGTGTACACGCGCAGGTTCGGCTTCAAGCTGCGTCGCAAGATGCTCAAGAAGTTCGACGACCTGTAGGTCGCGCATGCGACAGGCAATCCGACCAACCTTCCAGAGCGATTTGAGCCGGCGAACAGAATGACTTCAAAAATAAAGCCCATGCGTTATCGGCGCATGGGTCTTCGTTTTGATTCATATCAATCACGATTTACAGCTTCCTTAGCTCGTCCAGAATATCCTCCGGCGCCAAGCGCTTCATAAAATCCGGGTTGACGTACGCGGACCGGACGATGCCGGATTCGTCGATCATGAAGGTGGACGGAATGGGCAGAATCCATCGGTCGGTCGCGTTGTACTCGGCCAGATCCATCTTGAACTGGTTCGACATCAGCTCCTGAAGGTATGACGGCACGTCGTATAAAATATGGTAGAAGGCGGCGACCAGACCGTTCGTATCGCTGAGCACCTCGAACTGCAGATCTTCCTTCTCTTGATGGGACAGCGTGTTGTCCGGGCTTTGCGGGCTGACGGCGATGAGTCTGGCGCCCAGCGCGTGAATCTCCGGGAGCACCTTCTGGTAAGCGCGAAGCTGCGCGTTGCAGTACGGACACCAGCCGCCGCGATAGAAGGTGAGCACGACAGGTCCCTTAGCTAGCTCGTCGTATAAGTGGACGGGGATACCCTTCGCGTTTTTCAGCGTAAAATCCTTTGCCTTCTGCCCTTCCTGCAAGCCATATTGAGTGCCCGACTCCTGCTGTTCCCGGATCGAACGGAACATCGCGGCCTGGACCTCCATGGGCGAATGCGCGACAAATTGCTGCTTCATTTCTTCCAGCGTTTGATTTAAGGACATGGATGATTCCCCTCCTATGTGATCACTCTATTATTTCATAAATCCAATCGCGAGGAAAAGGATGCCAAGCGCGATCGAAACATAGCCGGCAACTTTTTTGACGGGACCGCCCCATTTTGCCAATCTGCGCAGAATGGAGATGGAGAAGACTGCGACAGCCGCGAGAATCACGCCTTTCCCCAGCGAATAGGCCGTCATGAGCAGCGCGCCGTGCAGCGGACTTCCCTGGAGCGCAATATAGCCGATCAGCGCAAAAAAGATCGGGATCGCGCAGGGCGAAATGACGAGTCCGTACGGAATGCCCAGCTTGAATGCGGCCGCGGGGCCTTGCGAACGTTCCGGCCGGTTCAACGACTTTTGGAATGTCGGCATGGCGAACGAAATGACGCCAAGCAGCTGCAGTCCGGCCAAAATATCAAAGATAGGCGGCACCCAGGTCAGCAAACGATATTTTTCAACAAAGGGCAGGAACTGTTGGCCAAGCAGCGCGATGATCAAGCCGACCGCCAGCGAAGTGACAACCATGCCCAGAATAAAGTTGATCGCGATCAACAAGGCCCTTCTTTTATTATCGGCAGCGCCTCGCTGAACGTAACCCGCGAACATCGCCAGCACAGGCAAATAGCAGGCCAATACCGCGCTTACGATGCCGACGATAAACACAAGGATGTAGGTCGAGACGGAAATGCCGCCCGTAATCGAAAAATGATATAAATCTTCCATATGCGTCTCCTTTTATCTAGCGTTCCTCTTCATAATCGAGCCATGCATACACGCGTTCGCGAAGCTCGGACAATTTGGGCAAAGTGCCGAATTCCGTTTTCCCATTGATGAGAATCGCTCCGGCGCTGAAAATGTTCAGTTGCTGAAGCCGCTCGAACGCATCGACCACATGCAGCTCCCGAACCTCGATTTGCGAAAATTCCGCCGCCACCTGCTTAACGAGACTGAGTGCCTTTTGACAAACAGAACATCCTGGTCCGGCCGACACCACTTCGATTAACAAAAGCCCCTCCTCCTTCACTCCATTCTGTTCACGATCCTCCGTGCAAAAGGAAGATTAGCTTTGATTATAGAGATCGGACTGTTAAATCCTTGTTAAGAAACGCGGCGAAAGATTGCATAATTTTCCTCGCATCGCGGAAACGCGAATGCTATGTTATTCTCTGTAGCAGGAAGGAGTGGTCGTATGCGAATTCTCATCGTTGAAGACGAGGAGGACCTCTCGCGTGCTTTAGCCAAAGGTTTGAAACGGGAAGGTTATGCCGTGGACTGCGCGCTTGACGGACTGACCGGGTGGGAGCTGGCGGACACCAACGAATACGACGTGATTCTTCTCGATATCAATCTGCCGGAACTGGACGGCATCTCGCTATGCCAACGCATTCGCCGGTCCTCGCACCATCACGACGTATGTATCCTCATGCTGACCGCGCGCAGCCATCCGGACGAAGTGGAAGAAGGACTCGATTCAGGGGCGGACGACTATCTCCGCAAACCCTTTGTTTTCAATGAATTGCTTGCCCGTATCCGGGCGCTCCTGCGGCGGCGTTCGTCCGTGAAAAGCACGGTTCTGCGCTTCGACCGGCTCACCCTGGATTCGAAAACCAAAGAAGTATGGTTCGAGAATGAGCTACTTCCGTTGACGAAAAAAGAATTCGGCTTGCTCGAATATTTGATGCTCCATCCCGGCGAGGTCATCTCGTCCGAGCGGCTGCTCGAGCATGTGTGGGACATCCACGCGGATCCGTTTTCCTCTACGGTCCGGGTTCATATCAATTCCTTGCGCAAGAAGCTCTCGCTCCATGATCCGGCGGCGGGCGAAACCTATATTCAGACCGTTCAAGGTCATGGATATCGATGGGCGCCGCGCGCAGCCGGAGAGAAAGAGGCCACGACATGAGACGTTGGAACCGTCTATCCCTGCGCTCCAGATTGACGCTGTTCGCCATTCTTTATCTGGCGGCCATGCTGATCGCCTATACGGCCTTGGAGTCTTTTTTCTCGGCTACCGGGATCGTGTCGGAGCTGCAGGGGCGGATCATCAGCCTACTCGTCGCGCTCGCGGGCATGATTCTCAGCGCGCAATGGCTCGCATCGATTATTCTTAAGCCTGTGAAACGGATGAGCGAGACCGCTGCAGGCATCACCGCAACCACGCTCGACAAACGATTGGAGATCGACCAGCTTCACGACGAATTGAAGAAGCTCGGCATCGCGTTTAATACGATGCTGGACGGGCTGGAGCGCGCCTTCGATCAGCAGGCCCGCTTCGTATCCGCGGCCGCGCACGAATTAAGAACGCCGCTGTCCATCCTGCGCACCAATCTGGAAGTGTCCGGAGACAACGATGGCATCGATCCGAGCGATTGGCAGGATTACAGGGCGACCACGGAGCGGACGCTGTCGCGGCTGGAGTCGCTGACGGAGAATTTGCTGCTGCTGGCCGACGGATCGTACGATCGTACGGAGCGCGAGCACCAGGTGGTGGAGCTTGCCGACATCCTTACGGATGCAGTCTCGTTTATGGAACCGATGGCAGTCGAATACGGCGTGAAGCTCCAACTGGTAGAGCCCTGCTCTGCGTCGGTTAGGGGGGACGAAAGCTTCTTGTTCCTGGTGTTTCGAAACCTGCTGGACAACGCCATCCGCTACAATCGGCCGAACGGGAGCGTTACGCTGCATGTTGCGCATGAAGATGGGCGCGTTGCGGTTCGGGTGGCGGACACGGGGAAAGGAATATCCCTTTCGAACAGGGAGTTGGTTTTCGAGCGGTTTTATCGCGTCGACGCTTCGCGAGCGCGCAGGCATGGCGGGGCCGGCCTGGGCCTGTCGATCGTCCGCCATTTGCTTGGCTTTTTTGAGGGAACCGTTGAATTGGAGAAGAGCTCGGAAGAAGGAAGTGTGTTTAAGGTATTGTTGGTGCGGGGTTAGGCGCCTTCGCGCGCCGACAGGCAACCGAAGCGCTGCTGGATACTCGGGAGGTTCATCGTTTGAATAAAGTTGCAATGCAGCTAAAAAGTGCAAAGAGACTGCCGCGGCAGTCTCTTTGCTTTGCAGCTTTTCATTGACTATAGCCGGACTGTCGAGGAAACCCTGGATGAAATCTCGAACCTCATTCGGCTTTTTCATCGATGAGGAAATTCATTCAGCATCGAATTTTCCGATATACGCCATCCCTAAAGCAGAACCGATTGCCGAACCGTCTATTTTAAATGGTTCATATACGATCAAATCGAGAATAGCGTTTGCCGTGGGGGATACTTGCAGTTCGTCGACTTTTAAAATCATACTTTCCGCAACATTAAAATCTTCCACTTGCATAATTATCATTTCGTCCAGTTTTTCCTTTTTATTGCTATAGTAAAAATGAATATTTACGATTGCATCTTCATCGATGTTCAATTTCTTAATTTCTTTTCTTACCGCTTCAGATGAATGTATCGATAGCGTCTCGCTTTCTCCAACCCATAAATAATGAACGACAGCACCGCCAATTTCATGATTCGGGGTATTTCTGTTCACCTTGCCCAAGTATGTTGTGCGTATGGATTTTGACGCGCTCTCCGTGCTTAAATCCTTGTCTTCGTAGGCGATCAGCGCATTCACCCGATCCAACCGATGCCGATTCCACAACCTCCCGAGCTCTTCTCTGTCGGCAACAATCGCATCGACAATGCGATCTGCATCCACTGATTTTCCGTAATATTGTAACTCTATGTAGTCTTCGTCATAGGTGTCCAGCTCAACTTCCTTGCAAAATTCACATCTTAGCGCAGGACTCGGTTCTGCATCTTCTTCTCCGCCTGTTGGCGGTTCATTATCATAGATGGCCCAAGCTTCTAAATATTTTTCCTGGTCTACAAATTTCTCAAACTCTTCTTCAGATTCAAAATATCCTACCCAAACGTGCATGCTAGGCATCATTCAAATCTCCCTTGCTTGTATTTGATCCTATATTATACAAATACATTTAAGAATGCGAGCTTGCGAGAAGAGGATCCTGAGAGAAGCGGCCTGCGAGCTTAATCCTTTGGCTTCAAGCTGTCGGCTGACCTCGCGCCATGCGATCATAGTGGCGGGTATCGACGCACTTAAGGTAAAATAACGTGGCAAGCGCCATGAAGGCGCACGGAAGGAGCGGCCTGTATGCATGGACAAGGACGCGCCGGCAGCCGAATCGGCTCGCTCTCCAGTCGGCTCTCGGGAGAGGCGCACTGACGTGGCAGCGGCGTATACGGCCGGCTTGTGGGTCGGCATAATAGCGGCGGGAGCGGCGCTGCTGGCCGTGTTCTCCATCGTCTGGCACAGCTGGCGCAACGGCATCTCGCCGATGCCGGCGTCCGGCCCCGCCCGCCGTGCGGTAGCGGCGGAGCTGCTGCGGCTCGGTCCGCGCGGCACGGCGGTAGAGGCCGGCTCGGGTTGGGGCACCCTGGCGCTGCATGCGGCGCGGCGCTGTCCCGGCTGGCGGCTGATCGGCATCGAGAACTCGCCGCTGCCGTTTGCGGTGTCGCGGCTGCTGGCGAGGGGGCGGCCGGGAGTGCGGTTCATGCGCGGCGACTTGTTCGCGTACCCCTACGAGGACGCCGACGCGGTGATCTGCTACCTCTATCCAGGCGCGATGAATCGCCTTGCGCCGCTGCTCCGGCGGCATCTGGCGCCCGGCGCCTGCGTCGTCAGCGTCTGCTTCGCGCTGCCGGGCTGGACGCCGGTGCGGACGGTCGTCTGCGCCGATCTGTACCGGACGCCGGTCTATGTCTATGTCCGCTAGGATGGGGAGATTACCGCGATCCGTGCATGCACCAGCGGGCTGCCGCTGCCTACGAATGTCGTCCGTTTCGGAATGCGCGCTTTCGGCTAATTCATAAAAAAGATGAGGGAAGGGATCTTTATATGAAGAAAAATCCGTTCATCCTTTTATTCGCTTTGACGGCGATGCTGTTCGCGATAGTGCCTCTTCCGTCTGCACATGCCGATTCGCCCGTCACCTCCACCAATTTTTACGTCGCGTATAAAGACGAACCGATCGTCCAGAAGGCCCTTCAAGCGGGCGGCATGACGGCCGAACTGGCGGCCTACCTAGCCGACGAATCTTCGCCGCTTGCGCTGCGCGCCGCCGTCATTAATGCCATAGGCTGGGACACCGAGCCGACCCATCGCGCGGAAGCCTATGCACAGCAGGCGTACGGCAAGTCGCTTGCAGCGATCAAGCAGTCCGAGCTGCGCGGCGACGAACGCTTTGTCATCGGCTACTTGCTGGCGATGGACGATTATCTGGATACGCGCGAGGCGGAGCAATGGCTCGAGGACGCACGCCGGCAGCTGCCGGACAGCTTCACCGCTGCGTTGATTCATGCCATCGTCCAAGCGCAGGAGGAGATGAAGGACGCCGGTTGGCCGCAAGTGTGGAAAGCCGTCGCAGACGTGGCCTTCGATCCGGACTTGAAGATGGATATGCGGCCTGAAGCCGCCAAAATCATTATCGATTATATGGTATTGTACAGCGACAAAAAGGTAATCAACCCCTTTGCCGAAGAAAGTCGCCTTACGCTTCGAATCGGGGATCGCGACTTCAAGCTGAACGGCGAGACGTTCGAGATCGATCCCGGCTACGGCACGGCGCCAGCCTTGATCGATGGCAGCGCCTACCTGCCGGTTCGTTTCTTGACGGAGGCTGTCGGCGGAGACATTCGCTGGGAAGCGTCCACGCACACCGTGCGTGTAGAGACCGCCCATGTATCGATGAAGCTGACCATCGGCGAAAAGACAGCTGTGGTAAATGGTGAGGAAAAGCAGCTGCTTGGCGCTCCATACCTCTCAAACGGGCGCACCATGCTGCCGTTCCGCTTCCTCGGAGAAGCGCTCGGCTTTGACGTCTCATGGGACGCAACAACGCGCGAGATCGGTCTGACGTTGAGCTCGCAGTGGCATAAATAATTGGATAAGAGCTCGGAAGAAGAAAGTGTGTTTAAGGTTACGTTGATGCGGGGTTAGGGAGATCGCCATCGTTATCAAGACTGCATTATGAAATGGTGACAGTAGCTATCTCCCTCCCAGCCCATAACTTGAAGCTGTATCCTGATTCAAGCAGGTGCCACGGTGCCTCATCTACGATAAAAGCTACATCCGCATGGTTTGCGATTCATCGACCACTTCTGTAACGCGAACCAAGACAGTCCA from the Cohnella hashimotonis genome contains:
- a CDS encoding response regulator transcription factor, with the translated sequence MRILIVEDEEDLSRALAKGLKREGYAVDCALDGLTGWELADTNEYDVILLDINLPELDGISLCQRIRRSSHHHDVCILMLTARSHPDEVEEGLDSGADDYLRKPFVFNELLARIRALLRRRSSVKSTVLRFDRLTLDSKTKEVWFENELLPLTKKEFGLLEYLMLHPGEVISSERLLEHVWDIHADPFSSTVRVHINSLRKKLSLHDPAAGETYIQTVQGHGYRWAPRAAGEKEATT
- a CDS encoding sensor histidine kinase, producing MRRWNRLSLRSRLTLFAILYLAAMLIAYTALESFFSATGIVSELQGRIISLLVALAGMILSAQWLASIILKPVKRMSETAAGITATTLDKRLEIDQLHDELKKLGIAFNTMLDGLERAFDQQARFVSAAAHELRTPLSILRTNLEVSGDNDGIDPSDWQDYRATTERTLSRLESLTENLLLLADGSYDRTEREHQVVELADILTDAVSFMEPMAVEYGVKLQLVEPCSASVRGDESFLFLVFRNLLDNAIRYNRPNGSVTLHVAHEDGRVAVRVADTGKGISLSNRELVFERFYRVDASRARRHGGAGLGLSIVRHLLGFFEGTVELEKSSEEGSVFKVLLVRG
- a CDS encoding immunity 22 family protein; translated protein: MPSMHVWVGYFESEEEFEKFVDQEKYLEAWAIYDNEPPTGGEEDAEPSPALRCEFCKEVELDTYDEDYIELQYYGKSVDADRIVDAIVADREELGRLWNRHRLDRVNALIAYEDKDLSTESASKSIRTTYLGKVNRNTPNHEIGGAVVHYLWVGESETLSIHSSEAVRKEIKKLNIDEDAIVNIHFYYSNKKEKLDEMIIMQVEDFNVAESMILKVDELQVSPTANAILDLIVYEPFKIDGSAIGSALGMAYIGKFDAE
- a CDS encoding SAM-dependent methyltransferase, with the translated sequence MAAAYTAGLWVGIIAAGAALLAVFSIVWHSWRNGISPMPASGPARRAVAAELLRLGPRGTAVEAGSGWGTLALHAARRCPGWRLIGIENSPLPFAVSRLLARGRPGVRFMRGDLFAYPYEDADAVICYLYPGAMNRLAPLLRRHLAPGACVVSVCFALPGWTPVRTVVCADLYRTPVYVYVR
- a CDS encoding copper amine oxidase N-terminal domain-containing protein, translated to MKKNPFILLFALTAMLFAIVPLPSAHADSPVTSTNFYVAYKDEPIVQKALQAGGMTAELAAYLADESSPLALRAAVINAIGWDTEPTHRAEAYAQQAYGKSLAAIKQSELRGDERFVIGYLLAMDDYLDTREAEQWLEDARRQLPDSFTAALIHAIVQAQEEMKDAGWPQVWKAVADVAFDPDLKMDMRPEAAKIIIDYMVLYSDKKVINPFAEESRLTLRIGDRDFKLNGETFEIDPGYGTAPALIDGSAYLPVRFLTEAVGGDIRWEASTHTVRVETAHVSMKLTIGEKTAVVNGEEKQLLGAPYLSNGRTMLPFRFLGEALGFDVSWDATTREIGLTLSSQWHK